TCGGACTTTTATCGTCCGACGTCGTTGCTGACGACTATTACGCATGATATGTCGTCTCTCTTGCTCCAGACATGAAAAGTAGCAATGGTGTGAACATAAATGGATATTTAAACACGAGAATTACGAGATGCCTTGTTATTGATAATAGATGCTGAAGTGAAGGGGAGAACgcgcaaaaaataaagagtacgattttacgtaatataaaagctgtaaatttataatagaattttttaatataaactgtCGTTTTTAATTCTGAAACTCGGAAAActataatactattttaaaaagtagCGCAGCATATATTGTCTAATGTATTTGAACAGCGGCTATGAAAGTATGCATTAAAACGCATTGTTTTAACATTGAAAACGTTAAACTggtattaagtttttttaaacagcACAGTAAATGCACTTCTGTTATATAAATGAGACATAGGAAGGCTTGTGTTTGTTCTATAAAATGTCATGTTCTCGAGAAACgttttaaaagtatatattctTCTGCATTCCACAGgcattgagaaaaaaagaacgagaAATGGAGCACGAAATGGAAAGACTTGCAAGAGAGAAAATTGCCTCTCAGCAGAAATTGGTAGCTTTGAAAAAGGAACTGCACGCGACTTACGATCATATTGACATTAACTCTCTTCTGCTGGAACAAAACTCAGGAGCGGACGTGACTATCAAGAACGGTGAGACACTTTCTtccaatattgaaaataaaaaaatttagcaaagcgtagcgtttttttttttttttttttttttttttatgaaattatttatggcTTTGTCTGTAATTTTCAACTCTATTTGTATTCATCTGGTTTTGAAggaaaactttataaaaaaattactctttaTCCGCCGAGGAGACAAAAAGggataaagaaatttgtttcgCGAACCAAATTCTTTTATCTCGctcgtgaattttttatcttaaaaattcttCGCGAAGTTTCAGAGAGCGCGGAGGTTGACGTTGCCGGACTACCGCGAGGCGGAACGAGGTACAGTAGCACGAGCAGCCTGAGCAGCGTGACTACGGCCAGTTCTCCGCAGGCGTTGCAGTCCACCAGCACGACGTCCAGCATCCACAATCAAGCCGCGACCGCGGGCGTCGTTTGCCAAACGCAGGATCTGAATCTTGCGCGCGGCTCCAGGGAAAGTCCACCCGCGAGCTCGACCCCCGGAACAGCGTCTGCGCCCAGTATTCCCGCCCCGACGCAGGTACCGCTTCTAATTCTTCCCCACTTTCCGAAGCGAAAGATGGCTATTTCGGCACCGTATCCAAGGCCAGGTCGCAAATATTGCGATTTTGCGTAATAAATCGGTGCCAGAGCAAACCACGTATTTGCAGAGCTGCTTTGCAGACCGATACTGGAAGGAGCTTTGAAAATGCGTGACAGAGACTTCTGCGATGATCTTGATCGGATCGTTCCTTTGTCCGAGACGTCTGCCGCGCgcataaacattataaaacatcgtGCAAATATGCTGAGGAATAGATGGGATAGCGTGTTTATTGCGTGTTCGCAGGAGAAAGTCGCTACGTCGAATACCAACATCGTGCAGCAGCCGCATCAGCTACACCTTCCAATAAGCGCCCAAATGTTGAACACGAGTCAGGGTCTCGCGACCATCGTGCCGACTCTGCAGCACATCGGCCCGGGTCTCAGGGTGATACCGGGTGACACGCGGCAGCTCTTGGTCGCGCACACCGCCGGGAACAATGAATCCAGGCCGCTGACGCTGGCGGTGCAGAACTCTTCGGATCAGTCCAGGCCTCCGTTGATCGCTGTGCAATCGAATGCTGGAAACGAGCCAAGGCCTGTGGCGCTGGTCGTTCATTCGTCCACCGCCAACGACAACCGAGTGACATTTGTACACTCGAATTTGTCAAACAACGACAGGCCGCTGGCCTTGGCCGTGCAATCGTCCGCGAGTGACGTGAGGCCTGTCACTTTCGTGCACTCCGGGAACGAGGGTCGGCCGCTGGTCCTCGCCACGCATTCCCCCGCGCTCAACGTGTCCAGTGAGTGCTAGATATGATGATTGTGAATGTACATCCAGATTCTAGATGGTTAAGTTTCCTAAGAGCGTAGACGCggaattttttttcccctcccaAATGTGAGGATTTTACATCTGCTGAGAACTCTTATGAGGTAGACGGGACGAGCGGAATCTCTCGTGAAATGAAAATGCTTGATTATTACAGATGCGCAAACGAGAATAAGGACGGGAGACGCGCAGACTACGCATAAGATGGTCGGTGGCGTAACACTGGTCGGAGGTAATGGCTCGGAATTGGCAAGACTTCCCGGCGGTGCGGAACTGAATATACTCCCAGCCAATGGTGTGTATCGACGCAACATGCGTACCAACCTCTCCGTGGCTATTTGCGTTTGGAATGTCCGCTCCAAAAGTAAACGGCCGTGGCTGCGCAGCGCGGCGGGAAAAATAACGTCGCTCCTTGCTGCTTTATGATTGCAGGGTTAACTTTAAGTCACACGGGGGTGTCGCTTCAAGCCGCCGCGGGCAAACCAGGCTCAACAATGATGCAGAGCGCTCCGTCCACAGAAAGTATAGCCCACATCGTTGGTCAGCACGCACCTCTCTCCGGCTTGACGCCAATTGTCACACCGATGACCGTCGTCTCCCAGGGTAACCAGGTGACCGCTCACATTCTGGCGCCGTCTAGTCTCGCGGGGAAAATGATCACGACTCCTATCCTCAAGTCCGTTGGACAAATGCCGCTCGTGAATGCTCAGTATCTTAACACCACGACTTTGGTGAAGCCAGTTGTTGTGGTGAGTCAACCGTCGCCGTCGACATCGACGGCGTCTTCGACGACGGCCACCAATACACAACCCTCGTCGACTTCGAACTCGACCGTCTGACAAAATCGAGAGAAAGCGAAACTAATCTGATCGCGTTGGAACATCAGAATGTGGATTACTGCATTTCACGGTAGATCTTTATGTTCATCTAAAGTAAATCTACTTGGTTATGTGTTGGGATCGACGAGTCGCTTAGGTACAATAGGATTAGCGTCTCAAAATTACGGGCAGAGCAGTAATCATCGTGAAAGAATCTTATACGAAAGAAAAGTGATTTTGCATTTTAGAATTTCACTTGTGTCCCGTGAAGAAGCTGAATTCTCAGGAGTAAATCAACTACGAAAATGTGAGAAAAAGATCTTGCTCAACTCGTGCGGTATATGTTGtgcattttgattttttttattaaaaaaaaaattgtttatgtcgcaaactaaatataaaatttaaagagataattttgtataagaaTAGCTCAAGTATgagaaaaaagtatgtaaaaaatgaGAAGGTTTTCATATTGCAGCATGCATGTTGATAAATTAAAGCTCCTGGTCTTTATATGAAATTAcgaaagtttaatattattcttgaaatcattataattaaatgtcgTAATTTGTTCActgttacaatttaattaacaaaaatttttcaatatgttTTATGGATTTATACTATTACATACGAAATGTGTaaagaaactaattttttattttaacgtgcgtgagaaagaatttaaatttctgacatcataatctaatataattgcaatgaGAGAGTTGAGGGagctttaatttttagtttgaaCTCTTTGTTCACTGATTTTTGAGAGTAAATCTCGATTACCCGAAGGAACGTTatgaaataattcaataatatgagcgaataataaattttgaccTGATTGAACAGCGCGCTTGCACGTTGATTAACGGCATATTAATACGATATACAGAATGACGAAGTTTTAACAGCAATTCCGAATATGTTTTGGATAGcaataagaattatttgtttcagtaACTATTAAAAGTGATAATATTGCAGTTACAACATCGCTCAAAAGTTTAGAACACCTTTTTCACAAatacaatattgaaaatatcatataaactCGTGAACGtacacatttattaaatttaaaacaaaaaattctatttacaatgttaataaaattgcgaaaagaaattgcaattaaaatttctttttattaaaagaatcgtATTTTCTTCGAgcttttaatacaattttgacattttgatGATcatttttctgatattttctttttaagctTGTATCACATGATCAAATTTAAGCATGCTTATTTTTCTGTGAAAAGTTttggttttattttctaaatgtgTGACGTtcagtaaatttattaaatttaatagtttttattcTCCAAACTTTTGAGCGGCAACAACGgtagcatatatatatataatacgatTTATCTTAATTTGACAGATCATTTTCTTGTGATGTATGCTATTCAGATCATTGGTTTCGTCATATTTCCGATCAAGAGTTCTTTCGTTATGCTTACTTTAACatgcaatcttttttaaagcattttatattatgaggAACGCAAGTACTTTTCCCTGAAGGAAATGAAGAGAAGCTTTGACTTGCAAtagaacaaatttttctttttgcataaCTTTTAAATTGCTTGACTGTTATATGAAACTGATAAATGAGCAGATTTCATCGTACTTTATTGCAATTGCAAAAGTATTGCAAAGAATCACAATGACGATACAATTCAAAgtgatgtaaaaattaaagtttctccAGTTTTGCTAGGTTTGTAGCTATCTGTAACTGGTTGGATTTTGTAGTCGTCTAGCGATCGAAAATTCAAAAGTCGAGGATTATAATAAGTTTTGTGTCTTCAAATTTATCATACAGTGGCTGTGGAGAACAGATATTGAGACCTCCGATATGGAGGTCTGTCTGTTTAATTTCGACAATTCAATCGCAAGATGGAGCTTTTGTTATATTGGCAATAAAAGCGgaaattatttagaaacagtgacaaaaaataatataggtTTATAATGATATACTTAAGTATTTATTcctctatatttattatatacatatatacatattatataaatcgcTATATTTTGCGTTGCCTCGCGGATGCATAATTGTAACGCGCTATGatcatattaatttcatcatgCTAATTTCGTCATACGGAAAGATTTAGAAATGCGTATTTTAAATCAGCGTCATTATCGTGATTTATCTCTATTCTCGCGAATACCTGCGCATTGTAACGTTCCATTCTTTTATACAAATGTTGTTTGCGTGATACAATTCTTGCCGTAAACATGTGCAATAGACCGCCCGCGCTTGTGGTGATTTGTGATGAAATATcctaaaaaatagaaagagtTATTCTTTGTACATCCAGTCTTTGTAATATAGTGgacaaatttttcaacttcTACGTTCTTTGGCTATCAGAAAGAGAAAGCAAATCTCTACTTTTCATCTCTTTTCTACTTTTGTCGCTACGTCGGTGAGCTGTCTGTTGTGTAGGTTTATGAtgcttttgcataaaataaccTGAAAGGTTCGAACAGAATAGAAGGGTATGATAATGCTCACAGCTATCTTCAGAGGAAGTTGAAATGATTGCACGCATTTTATTCAACTACTTATCGCACCACCTTTCATTGTTTTctgtatgtatgtaaaatcttCATTCGCTCGTAtggatttataatttacgcTTCCGTTTGGCTCCTCGAAATTGGATCGTCAATAGTGATCTAATCtagtaatgtaaaattatcatgTGAGAATTGTTAATTCGCGTAATTTCACGAAATCAGTTTTCCGACATATGATTTTACGGGCGTTACGACGTTTCCTTTCGTAATATTTCCACATTCACGCGACTATTGACGATCTTTCTCCGAAGTCAGCCCTCATTTGTGTATATTAGTGTTACTATCCTTTGTATCAGCATACGAACGTATGTAATCTTGTTTTATAttcgttaaattatttaatcgaatAGTATGATGAGCATTAGGAATTAAAGATGTGCATCTTTAATGAGCTACAAAATTCGCATCCGCTGGATGCAGGCTCACCAATTTAACGTCACTGTTTAACGCACGGCAAATCCTTGACAGAAAAGTGCGGCATAACAAAAGTCCTTCGTGCACACTGCAGCTTGtacaatttgtataaactttttttcctccaaatttttttagatttgttcGATATTTGCACTGCACGAACGAGAATCTCtcgatttttcatttaaattcgATATAATTTCGATGGGAAGGGAGAGATCGATGCGATTAAAGGCGTCAAATTAATCATACGTATTGCCGTATCGTTGCGAATCACGCTTCTTTCAACAGCCGGGGATGCAAAGAAAATTTCGATTTCTAATGTAGACGACCGAGCAAAAGTCCGATTCGAGGTGCTAGTCAATAGAGTTTCGTTACATTTCAACGCAAACGCTTTCACTCGACGAAACCTCAAGTCGTGCAATGGATGCGAACAAGCGTGCTGTATCGCCTTGTGGCACgtatgaaagaaacaattgTGAGTATGCGACTAGAATGGAGAAGTGTAGggggaaataaaaaaaaaaaaaaaaatgtgatcgGGCGGAACAAGTATCACAGGATATTTCGCGCCTGCTGCTCGATCACGACTGAAACCGCGGGAACTATTTAAGCGCTGTAATAGActcatgtaaataataaaattctcgtCGGCGAGAGGTGATCGCCGAACGGGTCGGAAATGATTCGCGACGGAAGGAGActaaaaatagtaaaacacTAAGTACTAAGCGAGATAAATAATGTGTATATGAACAATGtgatataagtaataaataaaagattaattagcACCGTAGAGCGTTtaaggagaaaaaaatcaacCGTTAAATCGTTTACGGTAGATAGATGCTGATAGCTattatttgctaaaaatatcttaaagaatgtcaagaaatttaattgtatataagaaatacaaGAGGGGAAGGAAGAGTGAGAGCGAGGGTGAGAATGGGGTGGGAAGAGAAGAGgcggagagagaaggaggtTGTAagatactatataaatatattgaatacgAAAAGAGGGGGAAGTAAAGAAACGAGAGAAACGTTGAGATGGCGACAACTGTGCCCGTTCTAGCATGTGTCACACCGGTAGTAAAAAAAACCGCAGACATCCGTGTACATCCCGCATGGTAGAATCTGCGAATTGTAATTGAATGAATGGTGCGAGACGAGCGGGACGAAGGTGTATGCAAGAGGCTGAGAATGTTGTAAGAGTGTTGTTATTGTTGTAGTCTATGTCGAATTTTGTTATACGCCTCGACTGGTACGGCACATCCGACGAGTTCGTtgcgcgtaaaaaaaaaaagaaacatgaaAGAGGAAGAGATGATGTGAATGAAaggtgagaaagagagagaaagagagagaaagagaaaaagcgcCTCCGAAGAGGTTCCGATCTCTTCGCATGCGcgacattttttgttaaaaaaaaaggaaaaaaaaacaaaagtgtGCGAAGAAAAAATCCAATACAGTCTATtacaataaagattaaaatgtgAGTGTGACGGTTGCCCAATCCTCCTTGTATTTGTCTAGTATCTGCGCCCGTGTTCGGAACTTTCGGCTCGACCTCCGCGTGTCCGCGTGCAACGACGATTATGCACTTCACGAATCTCGGAATGAATATTAGATAAACTTGTATATCTTGCAATGCGATCGACGGCTTCGATAAATCGCGCGATAATTGACGCAAATCAAAAAACTTGCCAACTCCGTCTCAAATACGTATTTCGAAAGATGAAGGATTGCGTTGCGCAAAACTGTTTTAAGggagtttataaatttataaatgtggaTTTATGTATGATTTGAAAAGACCAACTTCTCTCAATTCGATGTACAGCTTACTGGTGAACATCTTGTTTCGAAGAACAGAGTATTGTCGTCCGCGTGTGTCAAAGCGTCAAACTTTTGTAATACCGAGCCGAGAGTCGCGAGCGTTGGCGAGACCACTGTGCGCTTATATCATACATGTGAGATAAATAGCGATCAAAAGATTTCGACGAAAGAGATTCGTAGTCATAGCGATCTATACCTCCTCCTCGAATCGCGTAAACTTGGTGCGGAGAGCCGCGATCTTCTTCCAGACTGCGACTGCGATCGATTGCGCGCGTATCCGCATCCGAACTGTCCGCTCGCCAGTCGAGCAAGCGAATCGTCCTCGAAGGCAGATCGAAGGCCGTACGCGAGAATCAAAATCGGATCTGCCTTTCTAGCGTTTAGAGATTAAGCGTGTTCAGGTGCGAGGCCGATGCGAACGCTCAATCACATCGCTCCGTGTAGATTCTGTGTAAAATTCACAAAGATCTGAGACGCAAAAATTGTACGCAAAATTGCAGATTACTTCAAATTCGAGCGCAATCGATATTTCATGTTTGTAAAATCTTGTGTTCATTTTCCATATTCTGACTTCATCCGTGAGAAACTTTTTACAGAATCGAGCATTTTTCGGATATTTGATTTAGATTACACGAGtcgatgatatatttatacaaatttctgaaaaatcatACGGAACATGCTTCGAATTTGAACGATGTGATAGCGCGTTCGACGTGCACTGCAGCTGGAACTGCGGATTTCTGGaactaaaattattgtttagcTCTTATCCGATTCGTATGTAAGGTCGACTTTAAGATCTGTCTTGTCGTTGAGCTCATGAAATCGATCGGCGTGTCTTTCGCTTGTGGCTGACTTGCACACAATTAAACTGATGAATAGTTTAGCCGTTGTTTCCTTTAAACCTTAACCTTTAATATAGATACCTatatttcaacttttaataatCTCCGTATATGGAGTGAGAGAGAATTTAGTGAGCTGACTTTTATGatgtgttaaaattttcaaatttttttattgagttTCAACAATTAGCAGTCCACAGCATCTTTTGAGGACTGTAGCGCAACGTACATACCGACACACATGTACACACGCAgcagattattttaaacgtgtaAGAAATCAAACAAATCGCTATTTTTAGTCTATTTATCGTTTATGAACATGATATACAACCTATACAAATTATGCACATATGTATTATTCATGCAATCGattataattacttatatttGTACACTTTACTGTCGCGGTATATGCAAACATAAGGTTTAGGACACGGGCTTAGAGTACTTCCATACTATCTATGTCTACTCCAATGTCGAGAAATTCGTCAGAGTAATCTTGAACGTGTCTCTGTACCAGTGGATTTTCAGAATGGTCTGGATCATCCGTTACAGGACTGGGTGGTGGATTCGATACCGTGCGGTCGGAATCTACTGGCATTCTATCCATGCCTTCGCCACGTCGTAATCTTGCCTCCTCCGCGATTTCTCTGGTCGAAAGCTCCGCTCTTGTCAATAACGCGGGTAAATCTTTTTCGGATCCATCTGcaatttcaagagaaaaatatatatattcgcatcTCTTTCACAAAATTTAATGTCTTCTTTGGAATAGATACGACGCAACGAGTTACTTACTTTCAAAACTTCTCATCAGTTCCTGTGTTTTTTGTCTCCTCACgtcaattttctttctttgttcGCTGCTTTCTTTTTGatcgtaataaaatatctctcttattttttcttgaggGATATGTTTGTCATTTTTTACCAACCAGAAATATACTCCACCAGCTGTCCTTCTACGAGATCCATTCATTATTAACATTCCGCCAtcttcttcaattttcttcgttttttgaaagaaatcaaTAGCTTTTTCTTTACCAATTATATCCACCACTCGTCCTATAACATACGTGTTATAAATACagagtttattattaaatatatttagaattagaatttttactataattaaaaattaagaaaaaatttttttattaatttttaatttttagtacaACAGATATGTTGTTTTTTGcacatatacagatatatatttaaatctatcaagttaaaatatataaactcaTAAACAAAGTTACAATTCCATTTAAAGAGAAAACAAAGatagttatttatataaaattctagagtttaatttgaaaaaattattttaaattatctataatttgaaaacattaGTACACactgatatttttcttaattgatattaaaactttatttttagaaattaaatctaaatttaccaaaaaaatttatctttgtaaagagaatataataaattagaatacaataaaagatattCTGTATACCTTATCAAAAGAACAATTATACAagcgcaaaaaatatataaaacgaataaatttacttattaattaatttaataatttataaattcttactTATGAGAAgttcttttttctcattaagTTTAGTTGTTATGTCAGTAGCAACATCTGCATCTGTTGATTCCATAGTTATGCTTAGGTCTGCTATTATCCTAACAGAACCTTTTGGACTGTCGTAATCCATagagtttcttctttttcctaaTCTAAGTTTCAGGTTATGTCTGTCTGAATTCGTTCTTTTGTTCGTAAATCTGCATTCATCCTTTTCATCATCAGAACTATTTTGATTATGAGATTCTCTGCCATTATGTGCATATCGCAGAGTAAAGTTATAACTTTCAACACTACGTTCTTGATACAATTTCTGCGTAACACCACAAGATATTAAGTCTTCAGTTAAAACTTCTTCTTGCATTTGTGTACACCATACTTTGTATTTATCGTTCTTAGCTGTGCAGCcctttaatgaatttttaggCTTTTTTAACTTGAGTTTAGGTCTTTTAATATTAGTAAGCGCAGAATCTGAGTCAGAATCACTTTCAGAATCTGCAGAATCATCAGATTCATCACTGTATCGCATTTTTGCATATGTATCTGTGGGAGGTGCTATGTGAGGTCTTTCcagtattttatatgtttcgaAGATATCACTCGgctatataaaagaataaaaatcattgttatatattagtatctaaataaattttttatatacataatataataataattaagaataatctaaaattgaGATTAAGATATAGATAATAAAGTATGCTTTGaactgttatttaaaattatacatttaaatacaattgaaGTACATTTCAACACAAGACAACATAGATATTTGTCTTCATTTGTACTGAATTATgttcaaaatgtaatttgttgTCAAAcatttgcatataataattactgtatgtattaatttatgcatataacAAAAGGCATACCTACAACTATTTAAAACTAAGATATGGAATTCCACAatcaaaaatgtattgaatCAAATTatccataaaaattttcttataaataactttttatcatGCTGTTTGATATACCATTTTAGAGATATTTAacttaaatattaagttaatgtgcttttaataaatgttgtagatcatctatatatatatgtaaaaatagaaattaagaaaattgtcAATTGTGCTGCACATATGACTTTTCTTCATATTCTGTTGAAATATCTTGTGCTGCAGTGCACATGGTTACatgatagaaataattaactaTTACAATACAAAGATAGATAAGTGAATTATTATGCACAATCACTTtcaaatcattatttaaaaaaataaaattagtacaATGAATAAAGCGCATTTATACTAGGTTAGATTTAGGTTAGATTTCTAGCAAATGAAAATTCTCCGGTTTCTGACCTCGTCGTCGACGATCTCGCCATCTTCTAGCTCTAGTGGTTCCGCTTCCATATTCTATGGTACAgatgatatttctttttccttgttttatttgtttatagaaaCAACGATTGACAAAGTCGATACtccaaattattatcatacaaAACCAGTCCTTTCCTCTCACGAGCGTCAATGTCAGCAGTGTTCAGCAATGAACTGTATACacttgttacattttatttctattgcgcgatatgcatttttatttcctaaaAGCCACTTTTCATGAACAACTGCAAAGAATAGCTATGAATTCAAgttgagaaatttaattcacaTTCACACTGCGTTCAATATTCGATGTGATGCGGGATATCGATactcaaaatatattttttttaaattctgcagaaaattaatacaaaactATAACAAGgtcattaaactttatatatattgggATACgtcttttcatataaatacatGACTACAGTCGATAAAGAGAATAGCAGATTAGCTGTGTCTCTTTCTTTCGTACGCGCATTGAAAATTTGACATATTGTGATAGGCGTGATGCGTCACATCTCACATATGTAtagttcaataatattttggtAGTGTTATGAGTAGtgtcagaaaatattttgttttgtttacatatttatcaattacttGAAACTTGGattaggaaattaatttttggaaaCTGATTATTTCGTAAC
This window of the Linepithema humile isolate Giens D197 chromosome 1, Lhum_UNIL_v1.0, whole genome shotgun sequence genome carries:
- the Phax gene encoding phosphorylated adapter RNA export protein codes for the protein MEAEPLELEDGEIVDDEPSDIFETYKILERPHIAPPTDTYAKMRYSDESDDSADSESDSDSDSALTNIKRPKLKLKKPKNSLKGCTAKNDKYKVWCTQMQEEVLTEDLISCGVTQKLYQERSVESYNFTLRYAHNGRESHNQNSSDDEKDECRFTNKRTNSDRHNLKLRLGKRRNSMDYDSPKGSVRIIADLSITMESTDADVATDITTKLNEKKELLIRRVVDIIGKEKAIDFFQKTKKIEEDGGMLIMNGSRRRTAGGVYFWLVKNDKHIPQEKIREIFYYDQKESSEQRKKIDVRRQKTQELMRSFENGSEKDLPALLTRAELSTREIAEEARLRRGEGMDRMPVDSDRTVSNPPPSPVTDDPDHSENPLVQRHVQDYSDEFLDIGVDIDSMEVL